One Cucurbita pepo subsp. pepo cultivar mu-cu-16 chromosome LG20, ASM280686v2, whole genome shotgun sequence genomic window carries:
- the LOC111783510 gene encoding protein NRT1/ PTR FAMILY 2.8-like, with protein sequence MDLESPLPSSPSNSHHRPPPPRRQPGGWRAVKYIIGNESFEKLSSMSLISNITVYLSTKYNLNGIYVVNVVNIWSGTSNVATLAGAFIADTCLGRYRTLLYGSIASFLGMGAVTLTAIFPQLRPSPCNAQNPDHCPQPHLWQLLVLFTGLGLLSVGAGGIRPCNVAFGADQFDTTTEKGKSQLESFFNWWYLSFTVALLIALTGVVYVQTNISWTLGFAIPTICFFFSITIFLLGRHTYIMAEPRGSMFSDMARVIIAACRKGRYSVSSYSFYDPPMADSSHEEKLVHTERFKWLDKAAFIVNPDEELDEQGKPKNPWRLCSLQQVEGFKCLVSIIPIWISGIGCFVVFNQPNTFGILQALQSNRSIGTHFKFPPGWMHLAGMISLSIWIIIYERVFIKMAKKITGKERRLTMKQRITIGIILSIVCMVVSGIVERYRREAALKNGSFISPISFAFLLPQHALTGLMEAFALVAIMEFFTMHMPEHMRTVAGAIFFLTLSVASYLSSLIVNLIQTVSGEFAESAWVGGHDLNENRLDYYYFTIAIVGALNLLYFVLFASRFVTSYDNKVKLMEDLNRIDL encoded by the exons ATGGACTTGGAATCCCCACTTCCCTCCTCTCCTTCAAACTCGCACCACCGCCCTCCGCCCCCTCGCCGGCAGCCAGGAGGGTGGCGCGCCGTCAAATACATCATCG gGAACGAGTCGTTTGAGAAGCTGTCATCCATGAGCCTGATCTCCAATATCACTGTATATCTCAGCACCAAATACAATCTCAACGGCATTTATGTGGTCAATGTGGTTAACATTTGGAGTGGCACTTCCAATGTTGCCACTTTGGCCGGCGCTTTCATCGCCGATACTTGCCTTGGCCGCTACCGCACCCTCCTCTACGGCTCCATTGCATCATTCTTG GGGATGGGAGCTGTTACGCTCACTGCAATCTTCCCCCAGCTCAGACCTTCTCCTTGCAATGCTCAAAATCCCGACCATTGCCCACAGCCACATTTATGGCAGCTCCTCGTTCTCTTCACTGGTCTCGGTCTGTTATCGGTCGGCGCCGGTGGCATTCGTCCCTGCAACGTCGCATTCGGAGCCGATCAATTCGACACCACCAcagaaaagggaaagtcccAATTAGAAAGCTTCTTTAATTGGTGGTATCTCTCTTTCACCGTTGCTCTGCTTATAGCCCTCACCGGTGTTGTTTATGTTCAAACAAATATAAGTTGGACCCTCGGATTCGCCATACCCAccatttgtttcttcttctccatcacGATTTTCTTGTTGGGTCGCCATACTTATATCATGGCAGAGCCCAGAGGAAGCATGTTTTCTGATATGGCTCGTGTCATTATCGCCGCTTGTAGAAAAGGAAGATACTCTGTTTCGTCTTACTCGTTTTATGACCCACCAATGGCGGATTCTTCCCATGAGGAAAAGCTTGTTCATACAGAGAGATTCAAATGGCTGGATAAAGCTGCGTTTATAGTGAACCCAGATGAAGAATTGGATGAACAGGGGAAACCCAAGAATCCATGGAGGTTATGCAGTTTACAGCAAGTCGAAGGATTCAAATGCCTTGTGTCCATTATTCCCATTTGGATATCAGGAATTGGGTGTTTTGTAGTGTTCAATCAACCCAACACATTTGGAATTCTTCAAGCTTTGCAATCAAACAGATCAATCGGAACCCATTTCAAATTCCCACCCGGCTGGATGCATCTGGCCGGAATGATTTCTCTATCAATATGGATCATAATCTACGAGAGGGTTTTCATCAAAATGGCAAAGAAAATCACCGGAAAAGAGAGAAGACTTACAATGAAACAGAGGATCACGATAGGGATAATCTTGTCGATTGTGTGCATGGTGGTCTCCGGCATCGTCGAGAGATATCGACGGGAGGCTGCTTTGAAAAATGGGTCGTTCATTTCACCGATAAGCTTCGCGTTTCTGTTGCCGCAGCACGCTCTGACTGGTTTGATGGAGGCTTTTGCGTTGGTAGCCATTATGGAGTTCTTCACGATGCATATGCCAGAGCATATGAGAACGGTTGCAGGGGCCATCTTCTTCCTCACGCTCTCTGTTGCGAGCTATTTGAGCTCATTAATAGTTAATCTGATACAGACTGTGAGCGGTGAATTTGCAGAATCGGCATGGGTAGGGGGTCATGACTTGAACGAGAATAGGCTCGATTACTACTATTTCACGATCGCCATTGTGGGAGCTCTGAATCTGCTGTACTTCGTGTTGTTTGCAAGCCGTTTTGTGACGAGTTATGATAATAAAGTGAAATTGATGGAAGATTTGAATCGGATTGATTTGTAA